The Brachyhypopomus gauderio isolate BG-103 chromosome 2, BGAUD_0.2, whole genome shotgun sequence genome contains a region encoding:
- the bcl9l gene encoding B-cell CLL/lymphoma 9-like protein isoform X2, whose product MHTENKLTNHGKQVTSGAQIPNVNPQQQGPAGNLGSKGGGPGNHGVKTNQISPGNAGLKSVGQSGGSVGVGGMLKTKAKRERSIPMDTGDQRDTLTPVLEPDAKEGVMRSKRRCVLEKKQPYSGDEWCSGAESEEDEDKPPSSTHRERVMPCPGQSLSGLSVVGSVNDQGGPALGCGLGPGLRADLTSHPSQQVVYVFTTSLANSAAEAVVHGHVDSILLFHQQNVPRAKLDQCTGAGKLPSLSEHLNSGSTPPISTPKSQSATPRPASVGGVVGGHLAGGGTPSSTGHPEGEPPQAHASSTSSHSNSGAAHSGGPGPQPVGGSGSVAVDGPGTINHPGAGVSPTASPSMLSAHLQGEHGQQGAQGPADGLSKEQLEHRERSLQTLRDIERLLLRSGAGGAHGEAGGPNNGSNINNNNGDGARGLEDGEDGSGNAGNSSGLQPGMAPGMPPMGGLKKYEEPLQSIISQTQNLGGPGMDDALMGPHHILPPHHHLPSPSGMDMGPVMAQEGLTPEQIAWRKLQEEYYQEKRRQQEMNPHAHPQHFRMMPEMGMAGGPHIMMRGPPPPYHSKPGDQQWGPGPMMGGAMGGNMRMMDMHQEGPRGPRFLGQMQRVPPGGGGYPGSPGGVLPMEGLGTQRPPRPGMGWLDDMPPNMGGGGSFHGCYPAVGPGGPPQHMQGDLDRPLTREEMFRIMEKRQLQGFRRLELEQLSRQQAGLGGPRMMDNPGGPGFSNPGMGGGPPTRGDPIDFPGSRAMMGSPIGGAGGPGSLMRDMVDSPLGGNLNMNVGMNLTLQQQQMLAQKLRGGPGVDMLNPEDISRIRAAQNGRVGVHKGMVSGPDGILQFPNQGPYPGGQGDGPFLQQSGPEMFGPDQPGPPQISGTSRLSHLPMDAGPRGADLGARHPSDLSINVNPMSSPAMPPPHQLKSPSLSQEPSPLMPSPSAPGLKSPTQLQSSGPPHPPLPAASGAGTPSTTSMKSPQVMGSSLGLRSPSGSPGHLKSPAMPVASPGWTASPKTALPSPGGPPSSKGAGNGGSSSTETGMSLPPRSSTSTPSSQPPSMPFTSSPDAPPSQNPLSLIMSQMSKYAMPTSTPLYHDAIKTIATSDDEMAPDRPLLPGSNMPGNMGNHQTAHMLLASQGSMGPPSSPQSPMGMVLQGGQQLSHDPSGPLLPSPNPMGMPAMMGGGGGPPDGIGPCSVSPMHPPNQMGGFSRMQGPMHSPMGSMGQQYPPPPDDVPLPQQMHLLAKGMHHQRLPNPPDGFPSMPMGEGPDLSEVIRPTHTGIPEFDLSRIIPSDKPSSTLQYFPKSEAMSQAPQTGHPGPPPQQSPSTQLLKQLSSSGPPHSATPSSNPHIANLQNMMAEQQIPLHPSHCGLRPGVVMTQAVSRGMGAAGGMGPGPICHTGHMLGRTGMPQQQQLHPHQQQQAMMQSSILPHQGHPPPGMMSPQQHPHNMMTQQNLMMMQAKQRGMGIPAEHFGQQGPLMSPQGPMMVPPHPQSVMMGPQGMRQRGMSLDSPLGYGPGSMPF is encoded by the exons ATGCACACTGAAAATAAACTGACCAATCATGGGAAGCAAGTTACTAGTGGTGCCCAGATCCCCAACGTAAATCCACAGCAGCAAGGACCTGCTGGTAACCTGGGGTCAAAGGGTGGTGGGCCAGGGAACCATGGAGTCAAAACCAATCAGATCTCTCCAGGCAACGCTGGGTTGAAAAGTGTGGGCCAATCTGGTGGCAGCGTTGGGGTGGGCGGGATGCTGAAGACCAAGGCAAAGCGGGAGAGAAGCATCCCCATGGATACGGGAGACCAAAGAGACACGCTCACACCAGTACTGGAGCCGGATGCAAAAG AGGGCGTCATGCGCAGTAAGCGGCGTTGTGTGCTGGAGAAGAAACAGCCCTACAGTGGAGATGAGTGGTGCTCGGGGGCCGAAAGTGAGGAAGACGAGGACAAACCCCCTTCCAGCACACACA GAGAACGTGTGATGCCATGTCCTGGCCAGTCtctctctggtctctctgtggtgGGCTCGGTCAATGACCAGGGTGGGCCGGCCTTAGGGTGTGGCCTGGGTCCCGGGCTGCGTGCTGACTTGACCTCTCACCCCTCACAGCaagttgtgtatgtgttcaccacCAGCCTAGCGAACAG TGCTGCTGAAGCAGTTGTACATGGCCACGTAGACTCCATCCTCCTGTTTCACCAGCAAAATGTCCCCCGTGCCAAACTGGACCAG TGCACGGGAGCTGGGAAGCTTCCCAGCCTATCAGAGCACCTCAACTCAGGCAGCACTCCTCCAATCAGCACACCCAAATCCCAGAGCGCCACACCTCGTCCCGCATCTGTGGGCGGGGTTGTTGGTGGGCACCTGGCTGGCGGAGGGACGCCCTCTTCCACTGGACACCCAGAAGGCGAGCCTCCCCAGGCTCATGCCAGCAGCACATCCAGCCACAGTAACAGCGGGGCCGCTCACTCTGGAGGACCAGGCCCCCAACCTGTGGGTGGCTCAGGCTCTGTGGCAGTAGATGGACCAGGCACAATAAACCACCCTGGTGCTGGTGTCTCTCCCACTGCTAGTCCATCCATGTTGTCCGCACACCTGCAGGGTGAGcacggccagcagggggcgcaggGGCCTGCCGATGGCCTGTCTAAGGAGCAGCTGGAGCACCGCGAGCGCTCGCTGCAGACGCTCCGGGACATTGAGAGGTTGCTCCTCCGCAGCGGTGCGGGAGGTGCTCATGGAGAGGCGGGGGGCCCCAACAATGGCTCCAACATCAACAATAACAACGGCGATGGGGCCAGAGGCCTGGAAGACGGGGAAGATGGCAGCGGGAACGCCGGCAACAGTAGCGGCCTACAGCCCGGCATGGCCCCTGGGATGCCCCCTATGGGCGGACTGAAAAAGTACGAGGAGCCCCTGCAGTCAATCATATCGCAGACGCAGAACCTTGGTGGGCCAGGAATGGATGACGCTCTGATGGGGCCACACCACATCCTGCCCCCTCATCACCACCTGCCCTCACCCTCCGGGATGGACATGGGGCCCGTGATGGCCCAGGAGGGGCTCACCCCAGAGCAGATAGCCTGGAGAAAGCTGCAGGAGGAATACTACCAGGAGAAACGGCGGCAGCAGGAGATGAACCCCCACGCACACCCTCAGCACTTCCGCATGATGCCTGAGATGGGCATGGCGGGCGGGCCACACATCATGATGCGGGGCCCACCTCCTCCATATCACAGCAAGCCTGGGGACCAGCAGTGGGGCCCAGGGCCCATGATGGGCGGAGCTATGGGTGGGAATATGAGGATGATGGACATGCATCAGGAGGGGCCACGGGGGCCAAGGTTTTTGGGGCAGATGCAGCGAGTACCCCCCGGTGGTGGCGGATACCCAGGGAGCCCTGGTGGAGTTTTACCCATGGAAGGGCTAGGGACGCAAAGACCTCCCCGTCCAGGAATGGGCTGGCTAGATGACATGCCACCCAATATGGGTGGAGGAGGCTCGTTTCATGGGTGCTATCCTGCAGTGGGGCCTGGTGGCCCCCCGCAGCACATGCAGGGTGATCTGGATCGACCACTGACACGGGAGGAGATGTTCCGCATCATGGAGAAGCGGCAACTCCAGGGCTTCCGTAGGCTAGAGCTAGAACAGCTGTCCAGGCAGCAGGCTGGACTGGGAGGACCCAGGATGATGGATAATCCCGGTGGGCCGGGTTTTTCTAATCCTGGCATGGGAGGAGGCCCCCCGACTCGCGGTGACCCAATAGACTTTCCCGGTTCTCGGGCCATGATGGGCTCTCCTATTGGTGGTGCGGGCGGGCCTGGCTCTTTAATGAGGGACATGGTGGATTCACCTCTGGGGGGGAACTTGAATATGAATGTGGGCATGAACCTAACCCTGCAGCAGCAGCAGATGTTAGCCCAGAAGCTTAGAGGAGGGCCCGGAGTAGACATGCTGAACCCAGAGGACATCTCCCGCATCAGGGCTGCGCAGAATGGCCGTGTCGGTGTCCACAAAGGTATGGTCTCAGGCCCCGACGGGATCCTTCAGTTCCCCAATCAGGGCCCCTACCCGGGAGGTCAGGGGGACGGACCCTTCCTTCAGCAGTCCGGTCCGGAAATGTTCGGGCCTGATCAACCCGGTCCTCCCCAAATCAGTGGAACGTCAAGACTTAGCCACCTCCCTATGGACGCCGGCCCGAGGGGGGCTGATCTTGGAGCACGGCATCCGTCTGACCTCTCCATCAACGTCAATCCCATGAGCTCCCCAGCCATGCCGCCGCCTCACCAGCTCAAGTCTCCCTCCCTCAGTCAGGAGCCCTCACCCCTCATGCCCTCTCCCTCCGCACCGGGCCTCAAATCCCCCACGCAGCTGCAGTCCTCTGGACCGCCACACCCTCCTCTACCTGCCGCCTCTGGAGCGGGTACTCCCTCCACAACCTCCATGAAGTCCCCCCAGGTCATGGGCTCGTCTTTGGGACTCCGATCACCGTCCGGCTCCCCGGGACACCTCAAATCTCCAGCCATGCCTGTGGCCTCCCCGGGTTGGACTGCCTCACCTAAGACGGCCCTGCCCAGCCCTGGAGGGCCACCCAGCAGTAAAGGAGCAGGCAACGGAGGGAGCAGTTCCACTGAGACGG GTATGTCCCTGCCACCCAGAAGTTCCACCTCAACTCCCAGCAGTCAGCCTCCCAGCATGCCGTTCACCTCGTCCCCGGACGCACCCCCGTCCCAGAATCCTCTGTCCCTCATCATGTCTCAGATGTCCAAGTATGCGATGCCCACCTCCACGCCACTCTATCACGATGCCATCAAGACGATCGCCACGTCCGATGATGAGATGGCTCCAGATCGTCCTCTCCTTCCTGGATCCAACATGCCAG GGAACATGGGGAACCACCAAACTGCACACATGCTCCTGGCCTCCCAGGGCTCCATGGGCCCTCCCAGTAGCCCTCAGAGTCCCATGGGAATGGTCCTCCAGGGAGGTCAGCAGTTATCCCACGATCCCTCTGGGCCACTACTGCCCTCTCCCAACCCCATGGGCATGCCAGCGATgatggggggtggtggtggcccACCAGATGGCATTGGCCCCTGCAGCGTGTCCCCCATGCACCCTCCAAACCAAATGGGGGGGTTCTCCCGCATGCAGGGGCCTATGCACTCCCCGATGGGGAGCATGGGGCAGCAGTACCCCCCCCCTCCGGACGACGTCCCCCTACCCCAGCAGATGCACCTTCTCGCTAAGGGCATGCACCACCAGCGGCTCCCCAACCCCCCCGACGGCTTCCCCTCCATGCCCATGGGGGAGGGGCCGGACCTGAGTGAGGTcatcagacccacacacacgggCATCCCGGAGTTCGACCTGTCCCGGATCATCCCGTCCGACAAGCCCAGCAGCACCCTGCAGTACTTCCCCAAAAGTGAGGCCATGTCTCAGGCTCCGCAGACCGGCCACCCTGGACCTCCGCCCCAGCAGAGCCCGTCCACCCAGCTGCTGAAGCAGCTCTCCTCCTCCGGACCCCCACACAGCGCCACGCCCTCCTCCAACCCACACATCGCCAACCTGCAGAACATGATGGCCGAGCAACAGATCCCCCTGCATCCGTCGCACTGCGGGCTGCGCCCGGGCGTGGTCATGACCCAGGCTGTGTCCAGGGGCATGGGTGCGGCGGGCGGGATGGGCCCGGGGCCCATTTGCCACACGGGACACATGCTGGGAAGGACAGGTATGCCTCAACAACAGCAACTCCACCCTCACCAACAGCAGCAGGCCATGATGCAAAGCAGCATCCTACCGCACCAGGGCCACCCGCCGCCAGGAATGATGTCGCCACAACAGCATCCACACAACATGATGACTCAGCAGAATCTCATGATGATGCAGGCGAAGCAAAGGGGCATGGGCATTCCCGCCGAGCACTTTGGCCAGCAGGGGCCGCTCATGTCCCCTCAGGGACCCATGATGGTCCCTCCACACCCACAGTCAGTGATGATGGGGCCCCAGGGAATGCGACAGAGGGGCATGTCTTTGGATAGTCCTCTGGGCTATGGACCTGGAAGTATGCCATTCTGA
- the bcl9l gene encoding B-cell CLL/lymphoma 9-like protein isoform X1: MHTENKLTNHGKQVTSGAQIPNVNPQQQGPAGNLGSKGGGPGNHGVKTNQISPGNAGLKSVGQSGGSVGVGGMLKTKAKRERSIPMDTGDQRDTLTPVLEPDAKVEGVMRSKRRCVLEKKQPYSGDEWCSGAESEEDEDKPPSSTHRERVMPCPGQSLSGLSVVGSVNDQGGPALGCGLGPGLRADLTSHPSQQVVYVFTTSLANSAAEAVVHGHVDSILLFHQQNVPRAKLDQCTGAGKLPSLSEHLNSGSTPPISTPKSQSATPRPASVGGVVGGHLAGGGTPSSTGHPEGEPPQAHASSTSSHSNSGAAHSGGPGPQPVGGSGSVAVDGPGTINHPGAGVSPTASPSMLSAHLQGEHGQQGAQGPADGLSKEQLEHRERSLQTLRDIERLLLRSGAGGAHGEAGGPNNGSNINNNNGDGARGLEDGEDGSGNAGNSSGLQPGMAPGMPPMGGLKKYEEPLQSIISQTQNLGGPGMDDALMGPHHILPPHHHLPSPSGMDMGPVMAQEGLTPEQIAWRKLQEEYYQEKRRQQEMNPHAHPQHFRMMPEMGMAGGPHIMMRGPPPPYHSKPGDQQWGPGPMMGGAMGGNMRMMDMHQEGPRGPRFLGQMQRVPPGGGGYPGSPGGVLPMEGLGTQRPPRPGMGWLDDMPPNMGGGGSFHGCYPAVGPGGPPQHMQGDLDRPLTREEMFRIMEKRQLQGFRRLELEQLSRQQAGLGGPRMMDNPGGPGFSNPGMGGGPPTRGDPIDFPGSRAMMGSPIGGAGGPGSLMRDMVDSPLGGNLNMNVGMNLTLQQQQMLAQKLRGGPGVDMLNPEDISRIRAAQNGRVGVHKGMVSGPDGILQFPNQGPYPGGQGDGPFLQQSGPEMFGPDQPGPPQISGTSRLSHLPMDAGPRGADLGARHPSDLSINVNPMSSPAMPPPHQLKSPSLSQEPSPLMPSPSAPGLKSPTQLQSSGPPHPPLPAASGAGTPSTTSMKSPQVMGSSLGLRSPSGSPGHLKSPAMPVASPGWTASPKTALPSPGGPPSSKGAGNGGSSSTETGMSLPPRSSTSTPSSQPPSMPFTSSPDAPPSQNPLSLIMSQMSKYAMPTSTPLYHDAIKTIATSDDEMAPDRPLLPGSNMPGNMGNHQTAHMLLASQGSMGPPSSPQSPMGMVLQGGQQLSHDPSGPLLPSPNPMGMPAMMGGGGGPPDGIGPCSVSPMHPPNQMGGFSRMQGPMHSPMGSMGQQYPPPPDDVPLPQQMHLLAKGMHHQRLPNPPDGFPSMPMGEGPDLSEVIRPTHTGIPEFDLSRIIPSDKPSSTLQYFPKSEAMSQAPQTGHPGPPPQQSPSTQLLKQLSSSGPPHSATPSSNPHIANLQNMMAEQQIPLHPSHCGLRPGVVMTQAVSRGMGAAGGMGPGPICHTGHMLGRTGMPQQQQLHPHQQQQAMMQSSILPHQGHPPPGMMSPQQHPHNMMTQQNLMMMQAKQRGMGIPAEHFGQQGPLMSPQGPMMVPPHPQSVMMGPQGMRQRGMSLDSPLGYGPGSMPF; the protein is encoded by the exons ATGCACACTGAAAATAAACTGACCAATCATGGGAAGCAAGTTACTAGTGGTGCCCAGATCCCCAACGTAAATCCACAGCAGCAAGGACCTGCTGGTAACCTGGGGTCAAAGGGTGGTGGGCCAGGGAACCATGGAGTCAAAACCAATCAGATCTCTCCAGGCAACGCTGGGTTGAAAAGTGTGGGCCAATCTGGTGGCAGCGTTGGGGTGGGCGGGATGCTGAAGACCAAGGCAAAGCGGGAGAGAAGCATCCCCATGGATACGGGAGACCAAAGAGACACGCTCACACCAGTACTGGAGCCGGATGCAAAAG TAGAGGGCGTCATGCGCAGTAAGCGGCGTTGTGTGCTGGAGAAGAAACAGCCCTACAGTGGAGATGAGTGGTGCTCGGGGGCCGAAAGTGAGGAAGACGAGGACAAACCCCCTTCCAGCACACACA GAGAACGTGTGATGCCATGTCCTGGCCAGTCtctctctggtctctctgtggtgGGCTCGGTCAATGACCAGGGTGGGCCGGCCTTAGGGTGTGGCCTGGGTCCCGGGCTGCGTGCTGACTTGACCTCTCACCCCTCACAGCaagttgtgtatgtgttcaccacCAGCCTAGCGAACAG TGCTGCTGAAGCAGTTGTACATGGCCACGTAGACTCCATCCTCCTGTTTCACCAGCAAAATGTCCCCCGTGCCAAACTGGACCAG TGCACGGGAGCTGGGAAGCTTCCCAGCCTATCAGAGCACCTCAACTCAGGCAGCACTCCTCCAATCAGCACACCCAAATCCCAGAGCGCCACACCTCGTCCCGCATCTGTGGGCGGGGTTGTTGGTGGGCACCTGGCTGGCGGAGGGACGCCCTCTTCCACTGGACACCCAGAAGGCGAGCCTCCCCAGGCTCATGCCAGCAGCACATCCAGCCACAGTAACAGCGGGGCCGCTCACTCTGGAGGACCAGGCCCCCAACCTGTGGGTGGCTCAGGCTCTGTGGCAGTAGATGGACCAGGCACAATAAACCACCCTGGTGCTGGTGTCTCTCCCACTGCTAGTCCATCCATGTTGTCCGCACACCTGCAGGGTGAGcacggccagcagggggcgcaggGGCCTGCCGATGGCCTGTCTAAGGAGCAGCTGGAGCACCGCGAGCGCTCGCTGCAGACGCTCCGGGACATTGAGAGGTTGCTCCTCCGCAGCGGTGCGGGAGGTGCTCATGGAGAGGCGGGGGGCCCCAACAATGGCTCCAACATCAACAATAACAACGGCGATGGGGCCAGAGGCCTGGAAGACGGGGAAGATGGCAGCGGGAACGCCGGCAACAGTAGCGGCCTACAGCCCGGCATGGCCCCTGGGATGCCCCCTATGGGCGGACTGAAAAAGTACGAGGAGCCCCTGCAGTCAATCATATCGCAGACGCAGAACCTTGGTGGGCCAGGAATGGATGACGCTCTGATGGGGCCACACCACATCCTGCCCCCTCATCACCACCTGCCCTCACCCTCCGGGATGGACATGGGGCCCGTGATGGCCCAGGAGGGGCTCACCCCAGAGCAGATAGCCTGGAGAAAGCTGCAGGAGGAATACTACCAGGAGAAACGGCGGCAGCAGGAGATGAACCCCCACGCACACCCTCAGCACTTCCGCATGATGCCTGAGATGGGCATGGCGGGCGGGCCACACATCATGATGCGGGGCCCACCTCCTCCATATCACAGCAAGCCTGGGGACCAGCAGTGGGGCCCAGGGCCCATGATGGGCGGAGCTATGGGTGGGAATATGAGGATGATGGACATGCATCAGGAGGGGCCACGGGGGCCAAGGTTTTTGGGGCAGATGCAGCGAGTACCCCCCGGTGGTGGCGGATACCCAGGGAGCCCTGGTGGAGTTTTACCCATGGAAGGGCTAGGGACGCAAAGACCTCCCCGTCCAGGAATGGGCTGGCTAGATGACATGCCACCCAATATGGGTGGAGGAGGCTCGTTTCATGGGTGCTATCCTGCAGTGGGGCCTGGTGGCCCCCCGCAGCACATGCAGGGTGATCTGGATCGACCACTGACACGGGAGGAGATGTTCCGCATCATGGAGAAGCGGCAACTCCAGGGCTTCCGTAGGCTAGAGCTAGAACAGCTGTCCAGGCAGCAGGCTGGACTGGGAGGACCCAGGATGATGGATAATCCCGGTGGGCCGGGTTTTTCTAATCCTGGCATGGGAGGAGGCCCCCCGACTCGCGGTGACCCAATAGACTTTCCCGGTTCTCGGGCCATGATGGGCTCTCCTATTGGTGGTGCGGGCGGGCCTGGCTCTTTAATGAGGGACATGGTGGATTCACCTCTGGGGGGGAACTTGAATATGAATGTGGGCATGAACCTAACCCTGCAGCAGCAGCAGATGTTAGCCCAGAAGCTTAGAGGAGGGCCCGGAGTAGACATGCTGAACCCAGAGGACATCTCCCGCATCAGGGCTGCGCAGAATGGCCGTGTCGGTGTCCACAAAGGTATGGTCTCAGGCCCCGACGGGATCCTTCAGTTCCCCAATCAGGGCCCCTACCCGGGAGGTCAGGGGGACGGACCCTTCCTTCAGCAGTCCGGTCCGGAAATGTTCGGGCCTGATCAACCCGGTCCTCCCCAAATCAGTGGAACGTCAAGACTTAGCCACCTCCCTATGGACGCCGGCCCGAGGGGGGCTGATCTTGGAGCACGGCATCCGTCTGACCTCTCCATCAACGTCAATCCCATGAGCTCCCCAGCCATGCCGCCGCCTCACCAGCTCAAGTCTCCCTCCCTCAGTCAGGAGCCCTCACCCCTCATGCCCTCTCCCTCCGCACCGGGCCTCAAATCCCCCACGCAGCTGCAGTCCTCTGGACCGCCACACCCTCCTCTACCTGCCGCCTCTGGAGCGGGTACTCCCTCCACAACCTCCATGAAGTCCCCCCAGGTCATGGGCTCGTCTTTGGGACTCCGATCACCGTCCGGCTCCCCGGGACACCTCAAATCTCCAGCCATGCCTGTGGCCTCCCCGGGTTGGACTGCCTCACCTAAGACGGCCCTGCCCAGCCCTGGAGGGCCACCCAGCAGTAAAGGAGCAGGCAACGGAGGGAGCAGTTCCACTGAGACGG GTATGTCCCTGCCACCCAGAAGTTCCACCTCAACTCCCAGCAGTCAGCCTCCCAGCATGCCGTTCACCTCGTCCCCGGACGCACCCCCGTCCCAGAATCCTCTGTCCCTCATCATGTCTCAGATGTCCAAGTATGCGATGCCCACCTCCACGCCACTCTATCACGATGCCATCAAGACGATCGCCACGTCCGATGATGAGATGGCTCCAGATCGTCCTCTCCTTCCTGGATCCAACATGCCAG GGAACATGGGGAACCACCAAACTGCACACATGCTCCTGGCCTCCCAGGGCTCCATGGGCCCTCCCAGTAGCCCTCAGAGTCCCATGGGAATGGTCCTCCAGGGAGGTCAGCAGTTATCCCACGATCCCTCTGGGCCACTACTGCCCTCTCCCAACCCCATGGGCATGCCAGCGATgatggggggtggtggtggcccACCAGATGGCATTGGCCCCTGCAGCGTGTCCCCCATGCACCCTCCAAACCAAATGGGGGGGTTCTCCCGCATGCAGGGGCCTATGCACTCCCCGATGGGGAGCATGGGGCAGCAGTACCCCCCCCCTCCGGACGACGTCCCCCTACCCCAGCAGATGCACCTTCTCGCTAAGGGCATGCACCACCAGCGGCTCCCCAACCCCCCCGACGGCTTCCCCTCCATGCCCATGGGGGAGGGGCCGGACCTGAGTGAGGTcatcagacccacacacacgggCATCCCGGAGTTCGACCTGTCCCGGATCATCCCGTCCGACAAGCCCAGCAGCACCCTGCAGTACTTCCCCAAAAGTGAGGCCATGTCTCAGGCTCCGCAGACCGGCCACCCTGGACCTCCGCCCCAGCAGAGCCCGTCCACCCAGCTGCTGAAGCAGCTCTCCTCCTCCGGACCCCCACACAGCGCCACGCCCTCCTCCAACCCACACATCGCCAACCTGCAGAACATGATGGCCGAGCAACAGATCCCCCTGCATCCGTCGCACTGCGGGCTGCGCCCGGGCGTGGTCATGACCCAGGCTGTGTCCAGGGGCATGGGTGCGGCGGGCGGGATGGGCCCGGGGCCCATTTGCCACACGGGACACATGCTGGGAAGGACAGGTATGCCTCAACAACAGCAACTCCACCCTCACCAACAGCAGCAGGCCATGATGCAAAGCAGCATCCTACCGCACCAGGGCCACCCGCCGCCAGGAATGATGTCGCCACAACAGCATCCACACAACATGATGACTCAGCAGAATCTCATGATGATGCAGGCGAAGCAAAGGGGCATGGGCATTCCCGCCGAGCACTTTGGCCAGCAGGGGCCGCTCATGTCCCCTCAGGGACCCATGATGGTCCCTCCACACCCACAGTCAGTGATGATGGGGCCCCAGGGAATGCGACAGAGGGGCATGTCTTTGGATAGTCCTCTGGGCTATGGACCTGGAAGTATGCCATTCTGA